One segment of Microbacterium arborescens DNA contains the following:
- a CDS encoding exonuclease domain-containing protein, which produces MPLDFTAIDFETANSSSASACSVGLVRVRDGEVVASDGWLIRPPSGHDRFFDINVSIHGITADAVESAPGWVAQLPRLLDFIGDDVLVAHNAGFDMAVLRRACEATDAALPALRSVCSVQLSRKTYQLDSYRLPLVAAAVGFLDFAHHDALADALACAHITIDAARRAGAHDLVELAMLLGVRVPEHAPIGASLLSPA; this is translated from the coding sequence GTGCCCCTGGACTTCACCGCGATCGACTTCGAGACGGCGAACTCCTCCAGCGCGTCGGCATGTTCGGTCGGGCTCGTCCGCGTCCGCGACGGCGAAGTCGTCGCGTCCGACGGTTGGCTGATCCGCCCGCCCTCGGGTCACGACCGCTTCTTCGACATCAACGTCTCGATCCACGGCATCACCGCCGACGCTGTCGAGAGCGCCCCCGGCTGGGTCGCGCAGCTTCCGCGCCTGCTCGACTTCATCGGCGACGACGTGCTCGTGGCACACAACGCCGGATTCGACATGGCCGTCTTGCGCCGCGCTTGCGAGGCCACGGATGCCGCACTGCCCGCGCTCCGCTCGGTGTGCAGCGTGCAGCTCTCGCGCAAGACCTACCAGCTCGATTCCTACCGGTTGCCCCTGGTGGCCGCGGCGGTCGGGTTCCTCGACTTCGCACACCACGACGCCTTGGCGGATGCGCTCGCCTGCGCTCACATCACGATCGACGCGGCTCGCCGGGCCGGTGCGCACGACCTGGTCGAGCTCGCGATGCTCCTGGGCGTGCGCGTGCCCGAGCACGCGCCCATCGGCGCTTCGCTCCTGAGCCCGGCCTGA
- a CDS encoding glycosyltransferase family 2 protein, which produces MSSPVVTVIVPGRDVAPYAEDALASLRAQTLVDWTAILIDDGSRDATGRVFADAAASDGRFHVVSHDRPRGLGAARNAGLDRVDTPVVAFLDADDVLTPNALERWVSTLDASGSDFVAGAYVRLRPTDEGYVPGPVQPWVAAATQPARTGVTLADHPEASGNIVAWSKASRIEFWRRHHLRFPENRLYEDQLVAQQMYTRARAFDVIPDVVVHWRERADGSSITQHRAQLPVLVDYLDALRSGLAVLDAADARAAAAARVRLVLDMDVPPLVRIAATHPDTEYRRRVGELVRDFQERAPEHRATDPATTELWGIARLW; this is translated from the coding sequence GTGAGCTCGCCCGTCGTCACCGTCATCGTTCCCGGCCGCGACGTCGCCCCGTACGCCGAAGACGCCCTGGCCTCGCTCCGCGCTCAGACGCTCGTCGACTGGACCGCGATCCTCATCGACGACGGATCACGTGACGCGACGGGGCGCGTCTTCGCCGATGCGGCCGCATCCGACGGGCGGTTCCACGTCGTCTCGCACGACCGTCCCCGGGGGCTCGGCGCCGCGAGGAATGCGGGCCTCGATCGCGTCGACACGCCCGTCGTGGCTTTCCTCGACGCCGACGACGTCCTCACCCCGAACGCGCTCGAGCGATGGGTGAGCACACTCGACGCATCGGGTTCCGACTTCGTCGCCGGAGCCTACGTGCGGCTGCGACCGACCGACGAGGGTTATGTCCCGGGGCCCGTGCAGCCGTGGGTCGCGGCAGCCACGCAGCCTGCGCGGACCGGGGTGACTCTCGCCGATCATCCCGAGGCCTCGGGGAACATCGTCGCGTGGTCGAAAGCGAGCCGTATCGAGTTCTGGCGTCGTCATCACCTGCGCTTCCCCGAGAACCGCCTGTACGAAGACCAGCTGGTCGCGCAGCAGATGTACACGCGCGCTCGAGCCTTCGACGTGATCCCCGACGTCGTCGTGCACTGGCGCGAACGCGCAGACGGGTCATCGATCACCCAGCACCGTGCGCAGCTGCCCGTCCTCGTCGACTATCTCGATGCGCTGCGTTCGGGGCTCGCGGTGCTCGATGCGGCCGACGCCCGCGCCGCCGCGGCAGCGCGTGTCCGCCTCGTGCTCGACATGGACGTCCCTCCCCTCGTTCGCATCGCCGCGACCCACCCCGACACCGAGTACCGACGCCGCGTCGGCGAGCTCGTCCGCGACTTCCAGGAGCGAGCGCCGGAGCACCGCGCGACGGACCCCGCGACGACGGAGCTGTGGGGCATCGCCCGGCTCTGGTGA
- the ychF gene encoding redox-regulated ATPase YchF: protein MALTIGIVGLPNVGKSTLFNALTKNQVLAANYPFATIEPNVGVVNLPDPRLKVLAEIFHSERILPAAVSFVDIAGIVRGASEGEGLGNQFLANIREADAIAQVVRGFADDDVVHVEGAVNPQNDMETINAELQLADLQTLEKAITRYEKEVRGKKLDPSVLEAAKAAQDALQRGELLSGAASKIDLAPIKELGLLTAKPFIFVFNVDEAVLTDDARKAELAALVAPAQAVFLDAKIESELIDLDPEEAAELLASTGQDESGLDQLARIGFDTLGLQTYLTAGPKEARAWTIGKGWKAPQAAGVIHTDFEKGFIKAEVISFEDLVATGSVAEARAKGKARLEGKDYVMQDGDVVEFRFNV from the coding sequence GTGGCTCTCACCATCGGAATCGTAGGACTGCCCAACGTCGGCAAGTCGACCCTCTTCAACGCCCTGACCAAGAACCAGGTTCTCGCAGCGAACTACCCGTTCGCGACGATCGAGCCGAACGTCGGCGTGGTGAACCTCCCCGACCCGCGCCTGAAGGTGCTGGCCGAGATCTTCCACTCCGAGCGCATCCTCCCCGCCGCGGTATCTTTCGTCGACATCGCCGGCATCGTGCGCGGTGCGTCGGAGGGAGAGGGCCTGGGCAACCAGTTTCTCGCGAACATCCGCGAGGCCGACGCGATCGCCCAGGTGGTGCGCGGCTTCGCCGACGACGACGTCGTGCACGTCGAAGGCGCGGTGAACCCGCAGAACGACATGGAGACGATCAACGCCGAGCTGCAGCTCGCGGATCTCCAGACGCTCGAGAAGGCGATCACGCGCTACGAGAAGGAGGTTCGCGGCAAGAAGCTCGATCCCTCCGTGCTCGAGGCCGCCAAGGCGGCGCAGGATGCGCTGCAGCGTGGCGAGCTGCTGTCGGGAGCCGCCTCCAAGATCGACCTGGCGCCCATCAAGGAGCTCGGTCTGCTGACGGCCAAGCCGTTCATCTTCGTCTTCAACGTCGACGAGGCGGTTCTCACGGATGACGCGCGCAAGGCGGAACTCGCCGCGCTCGTCGCGCCTGCACAGGCGGTGTTCCTCGACGCGAAGATCGAGTCGGAGCTCATCGACCTCGACCCCGAGGAAGCCGCCGAGCTGCTCGCCTCGACCGGTCAGGACGAGTCGGGCCTCGACCAGCTCGCTCGCATCGGGTTCGACACGCTGGGCCTGCAGACCTACCTCACCGCGGGTCCGAAGGAAGCACGCGCCTGGACGATCGGCAAGGGCTGGAAGGCTCCGCAGGCCGCCGGCGTGATCCACACCGACTTCGAGAAGGGCTTCATCAAGGCCGAGGTCATCTCGTTCGAGGACCTCGTCGCGACAGGCTCCGTGGCCGAGGCCCGCGCCAAGGGCAAGGCGCGCCTCGAGGGCAAGGACTACGTCATGCAGGACGGCGACGTCGTGGAGTTCCGCTTCAACGTGTAG
- a CDS encoding HNH endonuclease signature motif containing protein, with protein MHSNGPLGRGIGSDADVDALAQLVADAEGAADDARLAQIREVRVLAAAGALAERQASGASERVKAREMALRGIAAELAGVFVATDRTLQRRIDEARDLVDNYPLTMAAWEAGRIVRAHVRVIQEVGCIVPAADRAGFERVAIEKCEGETPNRVRDALRMVAERLHPRSFTERHQEAVAGRCVRVQPGPDGMSDLIATLPTVIADGIVDRLTLQAREIITARAQPDAPAARADANGAAPDIPAARADAKGTETDADTAIHVGSSFVDDARTIDQVRADVFSDLLLAGTPSLDPTDAGDGDGTLGAIRAHVQVSVSALTLMGHDEGPADLAGRSPIDAATARELAGNTTSWARLLTHPVTGTVLECDTYRPTNAMIRLLRARDRHCRFPGCRQPAIRCELDHTIAASHGGPTHVCNLANLCKRHHDVKHHTRWHVRQLTGGRLVWTSPTGRVYRQDAPPPLVTFTATDPPGPETPPF; from the coding sequence ATGCATTCGAATGGCCCGCTCGGCCGCGGGATAGGCAGCGACGCAGACGTCGACGCTCTCGCGCAGCTCGTGGCGGATGCCGAGGGTGCGGCGGATGATGCGCGGCTGGCGCAGATCCGTGAGGTTCGGGTGCTCGCCGCCGCCGGCGCGCTAGCCGAGCGGCAGGCTTCTGGCGCGTCCGAGCGCGTGAAGGCGCGGGAGATGGCGTTGCGCGGAATCGCCGCCGAGCTGGCCGGGGTGTTCGTCGCGACCGACCGGACGCTGCAACGCCGGATCGACGAGGCCCGCGACTTGGTGGACAACTACCCGCTCACGATGGCGGCGTGGGAGGCAGGCCGCATCGTCCGCGCTCACGTCCGGGTGATCCAGGAGGTGGGTTGCATCGTCCCGGCGGCAGATCGCGCGGGGTTCGAACGCGTCGCGATCGAGAAGTGCGAAGGCGAGACCCCCAACCGGGTGCGCGACGCACTGCGGATGGTGGCCGAACGCCTGCACCCGCGCTCGTTCACCGAACGGCATCAGGAAGCCGTCGCGGGGCGGTGCGTGCGAGTCCAGCCCGGCCCAGACGGGATGTCGGACCTCATCGCGACGCTGCCGACCGTCATCGCCGACGGAATCGTCGACCGCCTCACCCTGCAAGCGCGAGAGATCATCACCGCCCGCGCGCAGCCCGACGCCCCCGCCGCCCGAGCCGACGCAAACGGCGCTGCTCCCGACATCCCCGCCGCCCGAGCCGACGCAAAAGGCACCGAAACCGATGCTGACACAGCCATCCACGTCGGGTCGTCGTTCGTCGACGACGCCCGCACCATCGACCAGGTCCGCGCAGACGTCTTCAGCGACCTCCTCCTCGCCGGGACACCCTCCCTCGACCCCACCGACGCAGGAGACGGCGACGGGACCCTCGGCGCGATCCGCGCACACGTCCAGGTCAGCGTCTCCGCCCTCACCCTGATGGGCCACGACGAAGGGCCAGCCGATCTCGCGGGACGCTCCCCCATCGACGCGGCCACCGCACGCGAACTCGCCGGCAACACCACCTCCTGGGCCCGGCTGCTCACCCACCCGGTCACCGGGACAGTGCTCGAATGCGACACCTACCGGCCCACGAACGCGATGATCCGGCTCCTGCGGGCACGTGACCGGCACTGCCGGTTCCCCGGATGCCGGCAACCCGCCATCCGCTGCGAACTCGACCACACCATCGCCGCCTCCCACGGAGGGCCGACGCACGTGTGCAACCTCGCGAACCTCTGCAAACGACACCACGACGTCAAACACCACACCCGATGGCACGTACGACAACTCACCGGCGGGAGACTCGTCTGGACCTCACCCACCGGACGGGTCTACCGCCAAGACGCACCCCCACCACTCGTCACCTTCACCGCGACAGACCCACCCGGCCCCGAGACTCCACCGTTCTGA
- a CDS encoding cysteine desulfurase family protein: protein MLYLDHAAGGPVRREVLEAMAPFLTGRFGNPSSVHTVGEDVARALDDARRRAAAVLGVRAGDVVFTSGGTEANNLAIAGIALGARGRSPGHIVTTAVEHDSVLAVCHYLQRMHGYAIDVLPVDSSGRVSPDAVAGALRDDTAVVSVGYANNEVGTVQDVAAIARAAGAVPVHVDAVQAAGWLPLAGTGASALSIAGHKIGAPQGIGLLAVRGRIPLEPVLHGGGQERGRRSGTQNVAGAVGLAVALELAERERPAAAARAAAAREAFTSRVLDTVPGARVTGDPDLRLPGLASFTFTATSGEAVLLELERRGIVTSSGSACAAGSDEPSHVLIAMGRDADDARTAVRFSFDRAAPPDASELARAVADAVSAVRSGS from the coding sequence ATGCTCTACCTCGATCACGCCGCGGGCGGGCCGGTGCGCCGAGAGGTGCTCGAGGCGATGGCCCCGTTCCTCACCGGCCGATTCGGCAACCCGTCCAGCGTCCACACGGTCGGCGAGGATGTCGCACGGGCACTCGACGACGCCCGGCGCCGAGCCGCCGCCGTGCTGGGCGTGCGCGCGGGAGACGTCGTCTTCACGTCCGGCGGCACCGAGGCGAACAACCTCGCGATCGCGGGTATCGCGCTCGGAGCCCGCGGGCGCAGTCCCGGCCACATCGTCACGACCGCGGTGGAGCACGATTCCGTGCTCGCCGTCTGCCACTACCTCCAGCGCATGCACGGGTACGCGATCGACGTCCTCCCGGTGGACTCCAGCGGACGCGTCTCCCCCGACGCCGTCGCCGGTGCGTTGCGCGATGACACCGCCGTCGTGAGCGTCGGCTACGCCAACAACGAGGTCGGAACCGTGCAGGACGTCGCCGCGATCGCGCGCGCCGCGGGAGCGGTGCCGGTGCACGTCGACGCCGTGCAGGCCGCCGGGTGGCTGCCGCTCGCCGGCACCGGGGCGTCGGCACTCTCCATCGCGGGGCACAAGATCGGCGCACCCCAGGGCATCGGCCTGCTGGCCGTGCGCGGGAGGATTCCGCTCGAACCCGTCCTGCACGGCGGCGGCCAGGAGCGCGGGCGTCGCTCCGGTACCCAGAACGTCGCGGGCGCCGTCGGGCTCGCGGTGGCGCTGGAACTCGCCGAACGTGAGCGCCCCGCGGCCGCCGCGCGCGCCGCCGCCGCACGTGAGGCGTTCACGAGCCGCGTCCTCGACACCGTGCCCGGTGCGCGCGTGACCGGCGACCCTGACCTCAGGCTGCCGGGCCTCGCATCGTTCACCTTCACCGCGACCTCCGGCGAGGCCGTGCTGCTCGAGCTGGAACGGCGCGGGATCGTGACGAGCAGCGGATCGGCCTGCGCCGCCGGAAGCGACGAGCCCTCGCACGTCTTGATCGCGATGGGCCGGGATGCCGACGATGCGCGCACCGCGGTGAGGTTCAGCTTCGATCGAGCGGCCCCGCCCGATGCGTCGGAGCTCGCCCGTGCCGTGGCCGACGCCGTCTCAGCAGTACGATCGGGCTCGTGA
- a CDS encoding glucose-6-phosphate dehydrogenase, producing the protein MRIVDSADWRDRLTYETPYRVADVMPGDPARCAACPADAGAHDRDHLWAVKHRHPTNHGGFVRFYCEAHVPERKQPVAAVTRPAPARRAAPRAATARTPKAPAPSDVVRAMCPDCFVEVSAAGECGICGIRI; encoded by the coding sequence ATGAGAATCGTCGACTCGGCCGACTGGCGCGATCGCCTCACCTACGAGACGCCTTACCGCGTCGCCGACGTCATGCCGGGTGATCCTGCGCGTTGCGCCGCATGCCCTGCTGATGCCGGAGCTCACGACCGCGACCACCTGTGGGCGGTCAAGCACCGCCACCCGACCAACCACGGCGGCTTCGTCCGGTTCTACTGCGAGGCACACGTGCCCGAGCGCAAGCAGCCCGTCGCCGCTGTCACGCGTCCGGCCCCCGCTCGGCGCGCCGCACCTCGTGCCGCCACGGCGCGCACGCCGAAGGCGCCCGCTCCCTCGGACGTCGTCCGCGCGATGTGCCCGGACTGCTTCGTCGAGGTGTCGGCCGCCGGCGAGTGCGGCATCTGCGGCATCCGGATCTGA
- a CDS encoding zinc-binding dehydrogenase has product MRAMGMDSIRGPVAVREVADPVVPADGVVVSVRATGLCRSDWHAWAGHEEITLPHTPGHEFSGVISDIGTDVEGWQIGDRVTTPFVIGCGRCEWCAGGDAQVCPNQRQPGFTYAGSFAERVVVPAADINLVGIPDGVSFEAAAALGCRFATAYRALISRAALSGGEWITIVGAGGVGLSAVMIARALGARVVAVDRSPAAVETAAELGAEHVLAADGRDIPALVHELTGGGSHVSVDAVGSEQTASDAILSLRRRGRHVQIGLLPSASGRSAAPLARVIAWELDLLGSHGMAAVDYPGMMALIGDGSLRPQDLVQRVVGLEEGARLLPDMDSSPAAGMTMIDPQLI; this is encoded by the coding sequence GTGCGAGCGATGGGCATGGACAGCATCCGCGGGCCCGTGGCGGTCCGCGAGGTGGCGGATCCCGTCGTGCCTGCCGACGGCGTCGTGGTGTCGGTGCGAGCTACAGGGCTCTGTCGAAGCGACTGGCACGCCTGGGCGGGCCACGAGGAGATCACCCTGCCCCACACTCCCGGGCACGAGTTCTCGGGTGTCATCTCCGACATCGGGACGGATGTCGAGGGCTGGCAGATCGGTGACCGCGTCACTACGCCGTTCGTCATCGGATGCGGTCGCTGCGAATGGTGCGCGGGCGGCGATGCCCAGGTCTGCCCGAACCAGCGGCAGCCGGGCTTCACCTACGCCGGGTCGTTCGCCGAGCGCGTGGTCGTGCCCGCTGCAGACATCAACCTCGTCGGCATCCCCGATGGTGTCTCGTTCGAGGCCGCAGCAGCGCTCGGATGCCGCTTCGCCACCGCCTACCGGGCGCTGATCTCGCGGGCCGCGTTGAGTGGCGGCGAGTGGATCACGATCGTCGGCGCGGGCGGGGTGGGCCTGAGCGCGGTGATGATCGCGCGAGCGCTCGGTGCGCGCGTCGTCGCGGTCGACCGCTCTCCCGCCGCCGTAGAGACGGCGGCGGAACTCGGCGCGGAGCATGTTCTCGCCGCAGACGGTCGCGACATCCCCGCACTCGTACACGAGCTGACCGGTGGCGGCAGCCACGTCTCCGTCGACGCCGTGGGGAGCGAGCAGACCGCATCCGATGCGATCCTCAGCCTTCGCCGCCGGGGACGTCATGTGCAGATCGGGCTGCTGCCCTCGGCATCCGGCCGCAGCGCCGCTCCCCTGGCCCGCGTCATCGCCTGGGAGCTCGATCTGCTCGGCAGCCACGGCATGGCGGCGGTGGACTACCCCGGGATGATGGCACTGATCGGCGACGGCAGTCTGCGCCCGCAGGACCTCGTGCAGCGGGTCGTCGGGCTGGAGGAAGGTGCGCGATTGCTTCCGGACATGGACAGCTCGCCGGCGGCGGGCATGACGATGATCGACCCGCAGCTGATCTGA
- a CDS encoding Dps family protein — MATNTTTTRNKRRASGAGLTNEQNAESGFRASQKLSENTQKVLVDLIELSLQGKQAHWNVVGRNFRDTHLQLDEIIDAAREFADTVAERMRALHALPDGRSDTVAETTTLPEFPQGEIDTAEVIDLITERLEATIGTCRDVHDEVDEEDPTTADILHSILERLEQLAWMVSAENRKPQG; from the coding sequence ATGGCCACGAACACCACCACCACGCGTAACAAGCGCCGCGCTTCCGGTGCCGGTCTGACGAACGAGCAGAACGCCGAGAGCGGTTTCCGCGCTTCGCAGAAGCTCAGCGAGAACACCCAGAAGGTGCTCGTCGACCTCATCGAGCTGTCGCTCCAGGGCAAGCAGGCGCACTGGAACGTCGTCGGACGCAACTTCCGCGACACCCACCTTCAGCTCGACGAGATCATCGACGCCGCGCGCGAGTTCGCCGACACGGTCGCCGAGCGCATGCGTGCCTTGCACGCCCTCCCGGACGGCCGCAGCGACACGGTCGCCGAGACGACGACGCTGCCGGAGTTCCCGCAGGGCGAGATCGACACCGCCGAGGTCATCGATCTGATCACCGAGCGCCTCGAGGCGACGATCGGGACGTGCCGCGACGTTCACGACGAGGTCGACGAAGAGGACCCGACGACCGCCGACATCCTGCACTCGATCCTCGAGCGTCTCGAGCAGCTCGCCTGGATGGTCAGCGCCGAGAACCGCAAGCCCCAGGGCTGA
- a CDS encoding type 1 glutamine amidotransferase domain-containing protein, with protein sequence MSTLDGKKIAFLATDGFEDSELTSPWQAVSDAGATVVLIAPESGEITGKNGHTQKVDAVTSDAEADEYDALVLPGGVVNADNLRLDANAVDFARSFFEQHKPVGAICHAAWILTEADVLRGRTLTSFPSLRTDLVNAGATWVDEEVVVDQGLVSSRTPDDLPAFNAKVVEEISEGKHSGQTA encoded by the coding sequence ATGAGCACTCTCGATGGCAAGAAGATCGCATTCCTGGCAACCGACGGCTTCGAAGACAGTGAGCTGACCTCGCCGTGGCAGGCTGTCTCCGACGCCGGCGCGACGGTCGTCCTCATCGCTCCCGAGTCGGGCGAGATCACCGGCAAGAACGGCCACACCCAGAAGGTCGACGCAGTCACCTCCGACGCCGAAGCCGACGAATACGACGCCCTCGTCCTGCCGGGCGGAGTCGTCAACGCCGACAACCTTCGGCTCGACGCGAACGCTGTCGACTTCGCGCGCTCGTTCTTCGAGCAGCACAAGCCTGTCGGCGCCATCTGCCACGCAGCATGGATCCTCACCGAGGCCGATGTCCTGCGCGGGCGCACGCTGACGAGCTTCCCGAGTCTGCGCACCGATCTCGTGAACGCGGGCGCGACGTGGGTCGACGAGGAGGTCGTCGTCGATCAGGGACTCGTCTCGAGCCGCACTCCCGACGACCTGCCCGCCTTCAACGCGAAGGTGGTCGAGGAGATCAGCGAGGGCAAGCACTCGGGTCAGACCGCCTGA
- a CDS encoding alcohol dehydrogenase catalytic domain-containing protein, producing MAMATPAPLDVLLRPAALARAWMGPGRDQETIAVPGVALGRGDVLVRIDLVAITEDDLAITDGDEPCPVPTVLGSEFVGRVAALGGIVAAADGVPLELGERVVSAAGRHERIGAHRELVGGFATHVHLAAGTPIVRVGEVLPACILAPVPGAVSRAAAVVRQIEATGDPEELVVTIAGTGADPLVLAAMIAEAGGRPQLASPDPRVRAGAGRFGAVLSPRRILETDVSARFSMPDDGSREHVVRAGALTASDLEAAVAFMRAPSTRRYPFADLVSAPLPLDRLDDAIELARSGRHLRVAIAPGA from the coding sequence ATGGCAATGGCGACCCCGGCACCGCTGGACGTGCTTCTTCGACCCGCCGCGTTGGCGCGCGCATGGATGGGCCCCGGCCGTGATCAGGAGACGATCGCCGTGCCCGGCGTCGCGCTGGGTCGCGGCGACGTGTTGGTGCGCATCGACCTCGTCGCCATCACCGAGGACGACCTCGCCATCACAGACGGAGATGAGCCGTGCCCGGTGCCGACCGTGCTCGGCAGCGAGTTCGTCGGCCGCGTCGCTGCTCTCGGCGGCATCGTCGCCGCCGCGGACGGCGTCCCACTCGAGCTCGGCGAACGCGTCGTGAGCGCGGCCGGACGGCACGAGCGCATCGGCGCGCACCGCGAGCTCGTGGGCGGCTTCGCGACGCACGTCCACCTCGCGGCGGGCACGCCGATCGTCCGGGTGGGCGAGGTGCTCCCGGCCTGCATCCTCGCCCCGGTGCCCGGTGCCGTCTCGCGCGCGGCCGCGGTCGTTCGGCAGATCGAGGCGACAGGCGATCCCGAGGAACTCGTCGTGACGATCGCGGGCACCGGCGCCGACCCTCTCGTGCTGGCCGCGATGATCGCGGAGGCAGGCGGGCGGCCGCAGCTGGCTTCGCCCGATCCGCGCGTGCGCGCCGGCGCCGGGCGTTTCGGGGCGGTGCTCTCACCGCGGCGCATCCTCGAGACCGACGTGAGCGCACGGTTCTCGATGCCCGATGACGGCTCACGAGAGCATGTCGTCCGAGCCGGCGCGCTGACAGCGTCCGATCTGGAAGCGGCCGTCGCATTCATGCGCGCGCCCAGCACCCGGCGCTACCCGTTCGCCGACCTCGTGTCGGCGCCGTTGCCCCTCGACCGCCTCGACGACGCGATCGAACTCGCGCGCAGCGGTCGCCACCTGCGCGTGGCGATCGCCCCCGGAGCATGA
- a CDS encoding DHA2 family efflux MFS transporter permease subunit, protein MAVAPSSTTASTSTAPPAPPTVVTAEANRVIWLLLVAAFVAILNETTMGVAIPHLIADFQITAVAAQWLTTAFMLTMAVVIPITGFLLQRLTTRAVFTAAMSLFSTGTLIAVLAPGFEFLLVARVVQASGTAIMMPLLMTTLMTVVPPHARGRMMGRVSIVMSLAPAIGPTLSGFLLDTLSWRWIFAVVLPIALISLAIGVRWIHNLGETRRAPLDVLSVVLSAFGFGGLVFGLSQIGAGGHGGGDAAAAAPASNLPLIIALTVGVLSLGAFVWRQLALQRSDEALLDLRVFRSANFSLSVAQLAVMSMAFFGAITLLPLYMQNVLGLSALESGLVVLPGSLAMGIAGPFIGRIYDRWGTRVLLVPGAVIVTGILWTFTTLTENTSVWLLLSLQTLLSLGLAMSFTPLFTASLGSLQPRFYSYGSAIVSTVQQVAGAAGIALLITVMAAAEAGAIEPGTTAAGAAGARAAFLVAAIIASPLIIGAFLIRKPADSPEGAPAAH, encoded by the coding sequence ATGGCCGTCGCGCCGTCGTCCACCACCGCATCCACATCGACTGCACCGCCCGCCCCGCCTACGGTCGTCACGGCCGAGGCGAACCGTGTGATCTGGCTCCTGCTCGTCGCCGCATTCGTCGCCATCCTCAACGAGACGACGATGGGCGTCGCGATCCCCCATCTCATCGCAGACTTCCAGATCACCGCCGTGGCGGCGCAGTGGCTCACGACCGCGTTCATGCTCACGATGGCCGTCGTCATCCCGATCACAGGCTTCCTGCTGCAGCGTCTGACGACGCGCGCGGTGTTCACGGCCGCGATGAGCCTCTTCTCGACCGGAACGCTCATCGCCGTCCTCGCGCCCGGTTTCGAGTTCCTCCTCGTCGCTCGCGTCGTGCAGGCTTCGGGCACGGCGATCATGATGCCGCTGCTCATGACGACCCTGATGACGGTCGTCCCGCCGCACGCCCGGGGCCGCATGATGGGCCGCGTCAGCATCGTCATGTCGCTCGCGCCGGCGATCGGGCCGACTCTCTCCGGGTTCCTCCTCGACACGCTCAGCTGGCGCTGGATCTTCGCTGTCGTCCTCCCGATCGCCCTCATCTCGTTGGCGATCGGTGTCCGGTGGATCCACAACCTCGGCGAAACGCGCCGCGCTCCCCTCGATGTCCTCTCCGTCGTGCTGTCGGCGTTCGGCTTCGGCGGCCTCGTGTTCGGGCTCAGCCAGATCGGGGCAGGCGGCCACGGCGGCGGGGATGCCGCGGCTGCCGCTCCGGCGTCCAATCTGCCGCTGATCATCGCGCTCACGGTCGGAGTCCTCTCGCTGGGTGCCTTCGTCTGGCGTCAGCTCGCACTGCAGCGCTCCGACGAGGCGCTGCTCGACCTCCGGGTGTTCCGCTCCGCCAACTTCTCGCTGTCGGTCGCTCAGCTGGCGGTCATGTCGATGGCGTTCTTCGGTGCCATCACCCTGCTGCCGCTGTACATGCAGAACGTCCTCGGCCTCTCCGCGCTCGAGTCCGGGCTCGTCGTCCTGCCGGGCTCGCTCGCGATGGGCATCGCCGGGCCGTTCATCGGCCGAATCTACGACCGATGGGGCACGCGGGTGCTCCTCGTTCCCGGCGCCGTGATCGTCACCGGCATCCTGTGGACCTTCACCACCCTCACCGAGAACACCTCGGTCTGGCTGCTGCTGTCGCTGCAGACCCTGCTCTCACTGGGGCTGGCGATGTCGTTCACTCCGCTCTTCACCGCCTCGCTCGGTTCGCTCCAGCCGCGGTTCTACTCGTACGGAAGCGCGATCGTCTCCACCGTGCAGCAGGTCGCAGGCGCCGCGGGCATCGCCCTGCTCATCACCGTGATGGCCGCCGCAGAGGCCGGAGCGATCGAACCCGGAACCACCGCCGCAGGCGCGGCGGGTGCGCGCGCCGCGTTCCTCGTGGCCGCGATCATCGCGTCGCCCCTGATCATCGGGGCATTCCTCATCCGCAAGCCGGCCGACAGCCCCGAGGGCGCGCCCGCCGCGCACTGA